GTTGTCGGCGATCCGGACCTGGATCCACTCGCCCATCGGCTCGGTGGAGACCCGGACCCGCGGCTGAGCGCTGTCGTTGTGTTCGACCGCGTTCGAGAGGACCCCCTCGACCACGTCCGCCACGAGCTCGTTCGCGGCGACGGTCAGGTCGTCGCAGACGTCGAACTCGATGGCGACGTCGTAGCGCTCCGAGAGGGCGAGGACCTCCTCGTGGAGGATTCCCGAGAGGTCGACGCGTTCGAGTCGCTCGTCCTCCGTGGCGGTCACGGTGTCGTTGACCGCCCGGATCTTCTCGGTCATCTCCGTCAGATCCGAACACCACGTCCGGATCGTCCCCAGTTTCTCGGCGTCGCCCTCGTCGACGCGCGACTGGAGGTGGTGAGCGTGGCCGTCGATGACCAGCATCGCGTTGCGGATGTTGTGCCGGAGGACCCCGTTGAAGAACTCGATCTGCTTGTTGCGCCGCTCGACGGCGGCCCGGCTGGCGCGCAGTTCCTCCTCGTACTCGACGCGCGTCAGCGCCGTCTCGGTCGTCCGCGCGAGGATCTGGCCCAGCTGTTCGTCGGTCTCGGTGTAGCCCTCGCCCTCGTCGGTCCCGATGACGAGGACGCCGCGCTCGCCGAGCGGCAGGAACAGCGCGACCGCCGAAGCGAACGCGTACGGGCCGATGACGAGGTCGCGCTCGCCTTCGAAAGCCGCGAGTTCGCCGCTCTCGAAGGTCTCCCAGAGCGGTCCCGACCCGCGTGGGACCCGGATCGACTCGTCGGGCTCGACGCGCAGTTCCGCCGCCAGCCGGTCGGTGACCGCTTCCGAGACGAGCGCGTCCGTCGTCTCGTCGTAGCGCAGCAGCGCCGCGTAGGGCTGGTCGTGGACGTCGCTGGCGAACCGGACCGCGATGTCGGCGACCTCGGCCGCGGTCCGCGCACCGATGAACTGCCGGGTGGCCGCCTGCATCGCCGTCAGCTGGTCGAGCCGCCGCTGCTGGTGAGTCACGTCCCGCAGGTGGACGAGCCGTCCCTTCGCGACCCCGTACTGGTCCTCGACGGCGGTCACGCCGAGCGAGAACGAGGACACGTCTCGGTCGTCACCGGGCGCGTCGACGGTGACAGCCGCGCCGTCTGCCAGCCGGTCCGCGAACCCGTCGGTGACCGCGTCCGCGTGGCGCCCCGTGAGGTCGCCGTCGTCGACGAGTCGCTCCGCGGCCGGGTTGTGATCGATCACCACGTCGTCGTCGTCGAGGACCACCACCGGGTCCGCGAGTTCCTCGGCGAGCAGATCCGTCGCGACGGGCGCGACGGACTGGAAGTCGTATCGAAAGAGGACGAGCCCCGCCACGACGCCGTGGACGGCGAACATCGCCGGTGCGACCGAGACACCCGGATGGACCCCGCCAGCGACGGAGACCACGACGGTCCCCGCGGTCGGGAACAGCCCTCCGAGGACGAGCGCGCCCGTCTCCGCCCGATAGACGTTCCGCGAGTCCAGCAGGAACGCGACGAGGAGGAGGTAGCCGACGAGTATCAGACCGTAGGCGACCAGCGACTGGGCGGCGAGCGCGACCGTCTCCGTCGGGGCCGGCGCGGCGATCCCGTTCTCGGTGACGACCCGTACCGGGGCGAGCGCGACCCCGTGGACCGGCGCGGTCAGGCGGACGAGCGAGTACGCCGACAGCGGCGTCCAGAGCGCGACCAGCCGACCGCGAGTGAGCCACTCGCGGTGGCCCGTGTAGACGACGGTAAAGACGAGCCAGAGCATCGGGATCTGCGACGAGACGGCGTCGCCGAGGAGGGCGGCGCCGCTCGCGACCTCGGTCGAGGGTGCCAGCAGGACGATCACCTGCAGGACCGCCCAGCCACCGGCCGCGAGCGACAGCCACCCGAACGGTCGCGCGCCCTGCCGCTCCCGGTGGTGGTAGGCCACCGCCGCGAGGGAGAACTGAACGACACCCCCGACCGCGGTCGCGACGACCACCGGACCGAGCGCCTCACCAGCCATCTGACGGGTTCACGAACCCGTAATTTCAACTTGTCCGTATTATAGATTGTGTCGCATTATCGTCGGAGACAACGCGGCGGTCGGGTCCCGATGCGGTGTCCCCGCTGGGGTCGGCACCGTTCGGGCTCCGTCCCCGCACTCCGCTACCTTTTTGCCCGCAGTCGCGGAAATCGCTGGATATGGTGACGGTGCGGGCGCCGGCGACGAGCGCGAACCTGGGGAGTGGCTTCGACGTGTTCGGTGTGGCGCTGGACAGACCGGCCGACGTGGTCCGGGTTCGGCGGGCCCCCGAGACCACCATCGACGTGACCGGTGCCGGGAGCCAGTTCATCCCCGAGGACCCCGCGGACAACACCGTCGGCGCCGTCGCGGAGGCGCTCGACGCCCCCGCACACATCGAGATCGACAAAGGCGTCCGCCCCGCCTCGGGGCTGGGCTCGTCGGCCGCCTCCGCGGCCGCGGCCGCGGTCGCGCTCAACGAGCTCTACGACCGCGGGCTCACCCGCAAGGAACTCGTGCCCATCGCGGCGGAGGGCGAGGCGGTCGTCTCCGGCGACGCCCACGACGACAACGTCGCCCCCGCGATCCTCGGTGGGTTCACGATCGCGACGCCGAGCGGCATCGCGACGGTCGACGCCGACATCTCGCTCGTGACCTGCCTCCCCGACATCGTCGTCTCCACCCGCGACGCTCGCGAGGTCGTCCCCGAGGGCGCACGCGTCGCGGACATGGTCGAGACCGTCGGCAACGCCGCGACCCTGACCACGGGCATGCACCGTTCGGACCCCGAACTCGTCGGCCGCGGCATGGAGGACTCCGTGGTCACCCCGGCCCGCGCCGAACTCATCGACGGCTACAGCGAGGTCCGCCAGGCCGCCTTCGACGCCGGCGCCACCGGCGTCACCATCAGCGGCGCCGGACCGAGCGTCATCGCCGCCTGCTACGAGACCGACCGGCGGTCCATCGCCTCCGCCATGGTCGACGCCTTCGACGAGGCGGGCGTCGAATCCCGTGTCTATCAGACGGAGATCGGCGAGGGCGCGACGTTTCACTGAGCGATAGCGTCACGTTCCACCGAGCGGGCGCGTGACGGTCGAACGCTCGCGTCTTTGCCAAGGTACTTGACCCGAGAGCCACTGAGTACGGACACGCGTGTCTTCTTTCCCATCTCGTCGACAGCGTATCGCTCCCCCATCCCAACGGCCCCGGGACAGGGCCGGTAACCGATGAACCCGAGCCGCGTCGACTCGATCGTCGACCTGTCCTACGGGCTGCTGATCGCCGTCTCGGTCGGACTCATCATGGTCGCCGGCAACACCGTCGGCCTGGCGTTCGGGTTCGGCGTCCTCATCTCGTATCTGATCCACGTGGTCTGGAAGATGGCCCGGTTCGACCCCGACTGGATGACCACCGCGGTCAAAGAGACGGTCGAGGAGACCGTCGACGAGACCGTGGAAGCGAAAGTCGGCGAGACCGTCGAAGAGACCGTCGAGGAGACGGTGGACGAGACCGTCGGCAGCTCCGTCGACGAAACCGTCGAGAAAACCGTCGAAGCGACTGTCGGTGAAACGGTCGAAGAGACGGTGGGCGAAACCGTCGAGGAGACCGTCGGCGAAACCGTCGAGGAGACCGTCGAGGAGACCGTAGAAGCGAAAGTCGGCGAGACCGTCGAAGAGACCGTCGAGAAGACGGTCACCGATACCGTCGAGGAGACCGTCGGCGAAACGGTCGAGGAGACCGTCGAAGAGAAGGTCGGCGAAACGGTCGAAGAGAAGGTCGGCGAAACGGTCGAAGAGACTGTCGAGGAGACAGTCGAGGAAACGGTCGAAGAGAAGGTCGGAGAGACCGTGGAGGAGACCGTCGGTGAAACCGTCGAGGAGACCGTCGGTGATACCGTCGAGGAGACGGTCGAAGAGACCCTGGAGGAACGGCTCGAGGCGGTCGAGAGCGAGGGCGATGAATCCGACAAGGAGTCGGAGCGATCGGCCGACGACGGGGATCGCTGATGGTCGAACTCCTGCTCGTCGTCGGCGTCCTCGTCTCGATGTTCGTCGCGTACAACATCGGCGGGTCGACGACGGGGCCGGCGTTCGGCCCGGCCGTCGGCGCGGACGCCATCTCGAAGACGACCGCAGCGGCGCTGATGGGCCTGTTCTTCTTCGTCGGCGCCTGGACCATCGGCCGGAACGTCGTGACGAAACTCGGGTCGGAGCTGGTCACAGACGTCGGCGTGTTCACGCTGGAGACGTCTATCGTCGTCCTCTTTTTCATCGGCGTCGCGCTGCTCCTGGGCAACGTCTTCGGGGTACCGGCCTCGACCTCGATGACCGCGGTCGGTTCGATCGCGGGGCTCGGGCTCGCGGGCGGGGCGCTGGACCTCGCCGTCATGGGCGAGATCGTCACCTGGTGGGTCGTCTCGCCGATCATCGGCTTCTGGGTGTCGCTCGTCATCGGCCGGTACTTCTACGCGCGGCTCAACCGGTTCGTCGCGATGGAGCGCAGCACCGGCCCCCTGTTCGACGTGGACCGCTCGGGGTCGATACCGGGCGTGAGCGTCCACCGAACGACCAATCGTCGAGAGCTGGCCGGCGTGGTCACGGTCGTCGCCATCGGCTGTCTGATGGCCTTTAGCTCGGGGACCTCGAACATCGCCAACGCCGTCGCGCCGCTGGTCGGGAGCGACGAACTGGCGATGGATCCGGCCATCATCTTCGGCGGGATCGGCGTCACCATCGGCGCGTTCACGATCGCTCGACGGACCCTGGAGACGATGGGG
This DNA window, taken from Halosimplex litoreum, encodes the following:
- a CDS encoding homoserine kinase, with the protein product MVTVRAPATSANLGSGFDVFGVALDRPADVVRVRRAPETTIDVTGAGSQFIPEDPADNTVGAVAEALDAPAHIEIDKGVRPASGLGSSAASAAAAAVALNELYDRGLTRKELVPIAAEGEAVVSGDAHDDNVAPAILGGFTIATPSGIATVDADISLVTCLPDIVVSTRDAREVVPEGARVADMVETVGNAATLTTGMHRSDPELVGRGMEDSVVTPARAELIDGYSEVRQAAFDAGATGVTISGAGPSVIAACYETDRRSIASAMVDAFDEAGVESRVYQTEIGEGATFH
- a CDS encoding sensor histidine kinase, with the protein product MAGEALGPVVVATAVGGVVQFSLAAVAYHHRERQGARPFGWLSLAAGGWAVLQVIVLLAPSTEVASGAALLGDAVSSQIPMLWLVFTVVYTGHREWLTRGRLVALWTPLSAYSLVRLTAPVHGVALAPVRVVTENGIAAPAPTETVALAAQSLVAYGLILVGYLLLVAFLLDSRNVYRAETGALVLGGLFPTAGTVVVSVAGGVHPGVSVAPAMFAVHGVVAGLVLFRYDFQSVAPVATDLLAEELADPVVVLDDDDVVIDHNPAAERLVDDGDLTGRHADAVTDGFADRLADGAAVTVDAPGDDRDVSSFSLGVTAVEDQYGVAKGRLVHLRDVTHQQRRLDQLTAMQAATRQFIGARTAAEVADIAVRFASDVHDQPYAALLRYDETTDALVSEAVTDRLAAELRVEPDESIRVPRGSGPLWETFESGELAAFEGERDLVIGPYAFASAVALFLPLGERGVLVIGTDEGEGYTETDEQLGQILARTTETALTRVEYEEELRASRAAVERRNKQIEFFNGVLRHNIRNAMLVIDGHAHHLQSRVDEGDAEKLGTIRTWCSDLTEMTEKIRAVNDTVTATEDERLERVDLSGILHEEVLALSERYDVAIEFDVCDDLTVAANELVADVVEGVLSNAVEHNDSAQPRVRVSTEPMGEWIQVRIADNGPGLSEEMQTQVFQREMATSQTAHGFGLYFVSVMMDLYSGNVWFEESAELSPSIDSTGSSDRSRGTVVVLEFRLAETAPELSPDE
- a CDS encoding DUF485 domain-containing protein; amino-acid sequence: MNPSRVDSIVDLSYGLLIAVSVGLIMVAGNTVGLAFGFGVLISYLIHVVWKMARFDPDWMTTAVKETVEETVDETVEAKVGETVEETVEETVDETVGSSVDETVEKTVEATVGETVEETVGETVEETVGETVEETVEETVEAKVGETVEETVEKTVTDTVEETVGETVEETVEEKVGETVEEKVGETVEETVEETVEETVEEKVGETVEETVGETVEETVGDTVEETVEETLEERLEAVESEGDESDKESERSADDGDR
- a CDS encoding inorganic phosphate transporter encodes the protein MVELLLVVGVLVSMFVAYNIGGSTTGPAFGPAVGADAISKTTAAALMGLFFFVGAWTIGRNVVTKLGSELVTDVGVFTLETSIVVLFFIGVALLLGNVFGVPASTSMTAVGSIAGLGLAGGALDLAVMGEIVTWWVVSPIIGFWVSLVIGRYFYARLNRFVAMERSTGPLFDVDRSGSIPGVSVHRTTNRRELAGVVTVVAIGCLMAFSSGTSNIANAVAPLVGSDELAMDPAIIFGGIGVTIGAFTIARRTLETMGSDITELPLTAAIVVAAVSSTLVVFLSALGIPASFVIIATMSIVGLGWGRATRPVTVPEAVSAEEAPPVSVDALAADEPGEELPPIGEEDAADIPEPGDLFNPATTARVVLMQNVVPAIATAGAYLTFRFVPVFGF